In Parafrankia irregularis, the genomic window TCCTCACCATCGACGACGGCCCGCAGGTGGCAAAGAGGAAGGTCTCTGCCTGGGAAGGAACCTGGCCCCTCACACCGGTGCCGTTCCCGCGGCGGAAACCGCAGACTGGAGACCATGAGCTCGGCATCGGCCTCCCACCTCGGCGCCTTCCTGAAAGCCCGCCGGGCCCAGCTGGATCCGCGGGAATGCGGCCTGCCCGGGACGGACTCCACCCGCCGGGTCGCGGGGCTGCGCCGCGAGGAGGTGGCTCAGCTCGCCGCGATCAGCGTTGACTACTACACCCGGCTCGAACAGGGGCGCGTCCGGGCCTCCGCCTCCGTGCTCGCCACCCTCGTCCGCGCCCTGCGCCTCGACGGCGACCAGGAGAGCTATCTGTACGAGCTCGCGGGCAGGAGCGACGCCCTGCCGCATCGGCGCCGGCCGGCCCAGCGGGTACGGCCTGCCATGCGCCGCCTGCTGGACCAGCTCACCCAGACGCCCGCGCTGGTCCTCGGCAGACGCCTGGACGTCCTCGACTGGAATCCGGCGGCAGCCGCTCTCTACCTCGACTTCTCAGCGCTCTCACCGGCTCGCCGCAACTATGTGAACCTGCTGTTCACCAACCCGGTGATCCGCGAAATGCACCAGGACTGGAAACACGACGCCCGCGAAGCGGTCGCCGCGCTGCGCACGGAGGCCGCCGCGGATCCCGACGACCCGGAGCTCGCCCGCCTCGTCGGGGAACTGTCCGTCCAGGACCTCGATTTCCGCACCTGGTGGGCCGAGCACCGCGTCAGTAACGCCAGCTACGGGACGAAGCGTTACCGGCACCGCCTCGTGGGCGACCTCACCCTCGACTGCGACACCTGGGCCAGCCCCGACGGCTCCGGACAACGCCTGATGGTCCTCACCGCCGAAGCCGGCAGCCCGTCCCACGACGCCCTGCGCATTCTCACCTCCTGGAACGCGGAGCAGCCCGGCCCCGAACGAGCAGAGGACCTGAGGCGATGAGCAAGCCGATGAGCACATACCGCTAGTCGAAGATGTCGGCGGCAGTGACGGTGAGACATTCCGGTGGTGCGTTGCGGATCTCCACGCGAGCGCACAGAGCGAGGCGCACCGTGGCGGAGCCGTCGATCCCGCTGCTGCCAGGGCCGGCGGCCGGGTCGGCCGGGTCGGCAGTCCAGTCGTCTGGCGGGCGACCCGAGGCCGCTGGAACGGCTGTCACGGATGGAGCGGCTGCTGCGACGGCACGAGCCTTCTCCGAAAGTCGGCCGGCGATCCGCCGGCCGTCGACAGAGCGAGCCCACTTCGCCTCGCCGAACAGGATCGGGTGTCGGTCTCTGCCCGCGAGCACGACCGCATCGATCTCGTTCTGCCCGCCAGCGTTCCAGTAGGGCCCTACCGCGACGATGTCACTGCCCAGTGCGCCGGTGACCGCGAGTCGGCGCAGGTGTTCGCGAAACGCTTCCTCCCACGGTTTGCCGAGATGATCGTCCAGACTCTCGATCAGTACGGGCAGGATCGCTTTTCCCAGTCCACGCTCGATCTCCGCGCGGTATCGAGAAAGCAGCCCGAGGTAGAAGGCCAGGAAGTTGTCGGCGATTCGGTAGGCCCGACGCCGGCTGCGCGCTGTTTCGGTGACCGGCATCTGTCGTTCGACCAGCCGCAGCTCGACGAGCCGATCCAGAGTGCGGGCCGGTTCAGCGCGAATGTGGTCTTTGATCTCGTTGTACTGGGTGCGGCCCTCAGCTATCGCGTGGAGCACGGCCGCCGGGTATTCACCGTGCTCCACCTCGGTGGCGAGGACCAGCTGCCCCTCGGTGAGCAGTGGCGCTCCGGGCCGGCAGGCGAGCCGTAGCAGGTTGTCAGCGAGGTCGGCGTCCTGGTCCCACCACGACAGATACAGCGGAACCCCGCCGACCAGCCCGTACACGAGCGCACGGTCGGAGGGTGTCAGCCCGGGCAGCATGAGTGCGGCCTCGTGCGGACGGAACGGATGCAGTGACAGTGACAGGTCGAACCTGCCGTACAGGGGCGCCCGCTGCTCCTGTAGCGCGGTCATGTGCCGCACGGCCGACCCACACAGCAGCAGCCGTAGCCTGGTCCGCCCGGCTGTCCGGTCGAGGAAGGCCCGCAGGACGCCGGGCAGTTCGGGTGAGGTGGCGACTATCTCGGGGAACTCGTCCAGGACGACGAGGAGCGGCTCCTGCTCAGCCGCCGCGGCGAGGTCGTCGAGCGCGTCGTCCCAGTCCAGGTAGGGGCGCGCGGCGAGATCACGGATTCGGCCCGGTAGTGCGATGGCCGCCTGGCGGGACAGTTGCGCCAGCTCCCCGGCTGCCGCCCGCCCGGCTCCGGTATGGGACACCGACCGACGGCCCTGGGCGAAACGCTGCAACAGGGCGGTCTTGCCGACCCGTCGCCGCCCCCACACCACCGCCGGCCGAGGGTCGGTCGAGCGCCACCACGCCTCAAGAGCGGCGAGTTCGTCGGTGCGGTTCACAAAGGCCACCGCCACCCCGCCTCTCAGGTCTACTCACACCACCCGTAACTTACCTGCCCTGTAAGTTACACGCGTCGTCACTGACGGCACAGCATCGGTGAGCTCAGGTGTTCGAGGGGGCTGCCGTTCCAAGGCCCTCGGCGACCCGGTCGAGGACCCGGGCGGCCGGAGGCGGCGGCACGAGCTGGAGGACGACGTGATCGGCGCCGGCGGCGCGCTGGTCGTCGAGGCGTGCGCGCAGCGCGGCCGGCTCGTCGGGGACGGCGAGGGCGTCGACAAGGGCGTCGCTGGCCGTCGCGAAATCGGCGTCCGTGAAGCCGTATCGCGCGAGGTTCGCGCGATAGTTGGGCATCCCGAGGCACAGCCCGAGGTAACGGCGTAGCTCGTCGGTCGTCTCGGTGGCGCCGAGCGCGACCATCTGCGAGGGCGCGATCCACGGGCCGGCGCCGACGGCGGCGCGCGCGGCGGCGGTGTGGGCGACGGGGCAGAAGTAGGTGTGCAGACCATCGGTGGCGGTCCCGGCGAGCTCGATCATCTTCGGGCCGAGTGCGCCGAGGAACCGTGGCGGCAGAGGATTCCGGTGCCCAGCGGCCGTGTCCATCGCTGCGAGGTAGTCGCGCAGGGCGGTCAGGGGCTTGGCGTAGGTGGAGCCGCGAGCTTCGGCGAGATGACGATGGCTGGTGCCGAGACCGAGCGCGAACCGCCCCGGGAACGCCTCGTGCAGCGTCGCCGCCGCACCGACCATCGCGCGCGGGTCCCGGGCGTGGATCGTCGCCACTCCGAGCGCGACGGTGAGCCGTTCGGTGGCCTGCAGGTAGAGCGCGGCTCGGACGAACGGGTCCAGGCTGCTGTATTCCTGCAGCCAGATCGTCGTGATGCCGGCCTTTTCCAGGTCGCGCACGGCGGCGATTGCCTCGGCGGCCGGCAGCTGGTCGAGGAAGCCTGCCCACAGGCCGATTCCGGTCGGCAGAGTGCCGGTCATACGACGTCTCCTTACTCAGCAAGGCGCCGCGCAACGGCACGGGAGCCTCGGCCGGATGCCGTCGTCGGACGGTACATCGTCGAGCCCGCGAGTTCCTCCGATGCTGTGCTGACCTCGGGTGAGGTCCGGGGAGACGTCCGGTCGCGGGTGACAGCCGCTGGGAATGCGGCTGCTGGCCGCGCATCGTGGGCGGTGGCGACCCTGGCCACTTTTCCCGGGGTCACCACGGCCACGAGAACCGTCGTCAGAAGACCGGGTGGGTCTCCACGTACAGCAGGCAGCTGTTCTCGAAGGTCTTCGTCCAGTGGACCTTCCTGCCTCCCCACCGGCCGTCGGCCGTCGCCGTCACCGGGGCGTAGATGGCCGGGCAGAGCACCGCGGGGTCCACGGGGAGCTGGTTGAAGTCGCCGCCCGCGGCGGCGATGGCCGCGCACGCCCCCGCCGGGTCCGGATGGGTTGCCAGGGGAATCGGCGGACAGGTCAGCAGAACGGGTTCGCCCAGATAGGGGGTGGTTCCTTCGGAGACGGTGAGGATGAACGCGCCCCGCGGGACGCCGGGTGACGCCTGCGCCGCGGCCGGCGCGAAGCCGACGGCCGCGGTCGCGATCGCCAGGGCTACGATCACTTTCCGGAAAATGGATCTCGACATTGCCACAAGAACCTCCTGTGCTGATTTTCTTCACCGCAAGATAACGGGTCCTGTCACGTGGCCGAAGGATGGCGAGTACGTGAACAGTGAAGAAAGCTGGGCGGCGAGGGGATGTCTGGGGTCGAATACGAATGAAGCGCCACACAAGCTAGAGGCCCACCGTAATGGGGTCAAGTGACGTATGTGCGCGGTGCTGGAGATGGATCCGGCCGTTTTTCATCGGTGCAGCTCGACAGGCCGGGGCAAAATTCGTTTACGCACCTGACCGGTGGCGGACACCGAGAAGCTTCGCTGCCGTTCGCCGGGCTCGACAGTGTGGAACTGAAACGGAGGAGAATCAGAACCGGAGGAGCATTCATGACCCGTCTCCCGACCCGCTGGGTGATCCGAACCGCGGGACCAGCGGGAACCCGGCCCCGGCCCCAGCCCCAGCCCCACCCCCGACCGCGGCGGGCCCGCGCCGGGCTGGCCGCCGCAGTGCTGGCGGGCCTCACCGTCGCGACCGTGGGCACCGCCGCGAGCGCGGCGTCTTCGCCGGCGGCCGACGGACGTCCCGTGCCCGGTTTCGGCGGGCCGGAAGCCGACTGCCCTCCGCGCGGCACCGCGATCGGTTTCAGCGACGCCCTGAACAAGGTCGTCGTCGACGGTGAGACGGTCGGCGGCCTCTCCGGGCTCGCCTACGACGCACGCAGGCACGCGTACGCGGCGGTCGTGGATCGCTCCGGCACCCGACCCGCGCGGATCTGGTTCCTCTCCGACACCGCCCGGCCGACGGTGGTGGGCAGCATCGTGCTGCGGACGTCCACCGGCGTCGGGTACGACGGCGGCAACTTCGACGGCGAAGGCCTCGCGGTCCTGCCCGACGGGCGGTATGTCGTCAGCTCGGAGACGGAGCCCTCGATCAGGATCTTCGACCGGGCCGGGACCGAGCAGAGCGCCCTGCCGGTACCGGGTCGCTTCCGGGTGGCGCCCGCGGGTGAGGCGACCGACAACGCCACGCTCGAAGGCCTCTCCATCTCCCCGTCGGGGCGTTTCATCTACGCGGCGATGGAAGGCACCCTGGCCGGCGACGTCTCCGCGGCCGGTGAGGCCCAGACCCGGCGGATCCTCGTCTACCGGCGTACCGCCACCGGCTCGTACGAGCTGAGCCGACAGCTGGGCTACCGGGTCGAACCCGGGCAGCGGATCTCCGAGATCGCCGCCTACGGCGAAGACGGGCTGCTCGTTCTGGAGGCCTCGTTCACCGCCGGGGTGGGTAACCGCAACGCCCTGTGGGCGGTACCGGACACCGGGCGCAGCGCGGATGTCACCGCGGTACCCAACCTCTCGGCGCTCCCAGCACGTGCCCTCGCCGGCAAGCAGCTTGTCGCGGACCTCACCGCCTGCCCGACGCTGGGTGCGACCAACCCCGGAACCCAGATCAACCCGCTGATGGACAACTACGAGGCTCTCGCGATCGATCCCCGTGGGCGCCTCGGACGCGGGCTGGTGACCGTCAGCGTGCTCAGCGACGACAACTTCGGTGCCACCCAGGTGACCCGCCTGCTCCGGGTCGCGGTGCGGCTGCCCTGATCGACGTCCACTCCGAAGACCGGTGGCGGCTGGGTGGCGGCGCTGAGGCGGGCGCCGCCACCGACCCTGTCAGCGGCTGCGGGTGCGGGGGGCGACGCGGCGGGTCGGTGGGGCAGTGGTCGGGTCGTCCGGCCAGGGGTGTCGGGGGTAGCGGCCGCGCAGCTCCGCGCGGACCTGCGGGTAGCCGGTGCGCCAGAACGACGCCAGGTCGCTCGTCACCGCCACCGGGCGCCCCGCCGGTGACAGCAGGTGAAGCACCAGCGGCGCGCGGCCGTCGGCGACGGCGGGCACCCGCTCCCACCCGAACACCTCGGCGATCTTCACGGCGAGCACGGGGCCGGCCGCGCCGCTGCTGCCGCTGTAGTCGAGACGCACCCGGGAGCCGCTCGGCACCGTCACCCGTTCGGGTGCCAGTTCGTCCAGCCGGCCGGCCTGTGGCCAGGGCAGCAGCCGGCGCAGCGCGTGGCCGGCGTCGATACGCCCGAGGTCGGCGCGGCGTCGCACACCGTCGAGGTCCGGCCCGAGCCAGTCGGGGGCGCAGTCCAGCAGGGCGGCGTCGGTGACGTCGGGCCAGGGGGCGCCGAGCAGCCGGTGGCAGAACGCGAGCCGGTCGCGCAGGGCGAGCGCGTCGGCGCTCCATCGCAGCACCGGCAGGCCCGCGGCCCGCAGCCCGTCGAGCACCGCGGCCCGCAGCAGGGACGGATCGGGCCTGCCCACCGGGCGTTCGGCGAGGATGATCGCGCCGAGGCGCTCGAGCTGGCGGGCGACGATGTCGCCGCCGGACCAGGCGACCTCGTCCTCGGTGCGCAGCAGCGCCGCGCCCGCCTCCCGCGCGGTCGCCGCGTCGAGGGCGACGGCCAGGCGCACTCGGGCGGACGTCCGGCCTGGCCCGCGGTCGGCGACCGCGATGGCGAGCCAGCCCGCCCCGGTCAACGCCGAGCCCGCGGCGAGCTCGGCACCGGTCCCACCGGCCATCAGGTAGTTCGTGCTGCCGGCGTCGCGGGCCCGCGCGAGCCGTTCGGGGAAGGCGAGACCGACCACCAGCCCCGCCGCGAGATCGTCGGTGATCCCACCCGCATCCCGCGCCGCGGGCCCGGCAAGCTCCCCGGGTCCGCCGGGTTCTCCGGGTCCACCGGGCTCCCCGGTCCCGATGGGTGGGGATTGCGCGGCTGAGCGCAGCCGGCGGGTCTCCTCCCGCCAGCGGGCGGACGCGGCCCGGTCCGTGTCGCCCCGCAGGCGGCGCCACCCGGCGACGAGGTCGTCGGACGGGCCGCCGACCGATCCACCGACCGATCCACCGACCGAGCCGCCCACCGGGCCGTCCCCGGAGAGCATCGCGACGACCTCCGCCGCGCGGCGGGCGCCGACGGACCGGGTGCCGTCGAGCAGCGCTCGCGCGAGCCGCGGATGGGTCCCGACCTGGGCGATCGAACGTCCTCGCGGGGTGACCCGGCCGGTCTCGTCGACAGCTCCGAGGGCCCGCAGCGTCGCCCCGGCAGCTTCCATCGCGCCGGCCGGCGGCTCGCTGAGCAGGGGCAGGCCCACCCCACCGGGATTGCCCCAGACCGCCAGTTCCAGCGCGAAGGCGGTGAGGTCGGCGACGGCGATCTCCGGTTCCGGCTGGGCGGGCAGCCGGTCATGCTCCGCGGCGGACCAGCAGCGGTACACCCGGCCCGGGGCCTCCCGCCCGGCCCGGCCCGCGCGCTGCCCGGCGGACGACCGGGACACCCGCACGGTGACCAGCGAGCCCAGCCCGCGGGCATGGTCCATCCGCGGGGAGCGGGCCAGGCCGGCGTCGACGACGACCCGCACACCGGGCACCGTGAGACTGCTCTCCGCGACCGCGGTGGCCAGGACGACCCGGCGACGCGGGCCGGGGCGCAGCACCGCGTCCTGCGCGCCGCCGGTCTGCCGGCCGTGCAGGGTGAGGACGTCGACGGCGTCCCGGTGTCCGGCCTCCCGTCGGCCGGCGAGCCGCCCGGCGACGGCGGTGATCTCACCGGCCCCTGGCAGGAAGACGAGCACATCCCCGGATGTCTCCCGCAGCGCGCGCCCGACTGTCGCGGCGACGTGGTCGAGAAGCCTCGGGTCGACCCGCAGCCCGTGCGCCGGAGTGATCACACCTGGTGGGGGCGCCCAGACGACCTCGACGTCGTACATCGAGGCGTCGGTCCCGATGACCGGCGCGGGCTGGTCGGGCGTGCCGAGCATCGCGGCCAGCCGCCGGGTGTCGGCGGTCGCGGAAGCGGCGACCAGACGCAGGTCGGGACGCAGCACGGCTCGGACGTCGAGCAGGAGCGCGAGCGCCAGGTCGGCGTCGAGGTGGCGCTCGTGGCACTCGTCGAGGACGACCGCGTCGGTCCCGGGCAGTTCGGGGTCGCGTTGCAGCCGCCGCACCAGGACGCCGGTCGTGACCACCTCGACCCTGGTCGACGGCCCGGCCCGGCGCTCGCCGCGGATCGTGTAACCGACCGCGCCCCCCACCTCGCCGGTACCTACCTCGCCACCGCCTACG contains:
- a CDS encoding helix-turn-helix domain-containing protein translates to MSSASASHLGAFLKARRAQLDPRECGLPGTDSTRRVAGLRREEVAQLAAISVDYYTRLEQGRVRASASVLATLVRALRLDGDQESYLYELAGRSDALPHRRRPAQRVRPAMRRLLDQLTQTPALVLGRRLDVLDWNPAAAALYLDFSALSPARRNYVNLLFTNPVIREMHQDWKHDAREAVAALRTEAAADPDDPELARLVGELSVQDLDFRTWWAEHRVSNASYGTKRYRHRLVGDLTLDCDTWASPDGSGQRLMVLTAEAGSPSHDALRILTSWNAEQPGPERAEDLRR
- a CDS encoding ATP-binding protein, with the protein product MNRTDELAALEAWWRSTDPRPAVVWGRRRVGKTALLQRFAQGRRSVSHTGAGRAAAGELAQLSRQAAIALPGRIRDLAARPYLDWDDALDDLAAAAEQEPLLVVLDEFPEIVATSPELPGVLRAFLDRTAGRTRLRLLLCGSAVRHMTALQEQRAPLYGRFDLSLSLHPFRPHEAALMLPGLTPSDRALVYGLVGGVPLYLSWWDQDADLADNLLRLACRPGAPLLTEGQLVLATEVEHGEYPAAVLHAIAEGRTQYNEIKDHIRAEPARTLDRLVELRLVERQMPVTETARSRRRAYRIADNFLAFYLGLLSRYRAEIERGLGKAILPVLIESLDDHLGKPWEEAFREHLRRLAVTGALGSDIVAVGPYWNAGGQNEIDAVVLAGRDRHPILFGEAKWARSVDGRRIAGRLSEKARAVAAAAPSVTAVPAASGRPPDDWTADPADPAAGPGSSGIDGSATVRLALCARVEIRNAPPECLTVTAADIFD
- a CDS encoding TIGR03620 family F420-dependent LLM class oxidoreductase; this encodes MTGTLPTGIGLWAGFLDQLPAAEAIAAVRDLEKAGITTIWLQEYSSLDPFVRAALYLQATERLTVALGVATIHARDPRAMVGAAATLHEAFPGRFALGLGTSHRHLAEARGSTYAKPLTALRDYLAAMDTAAGHRNPLPPRFLGALGPKMIELAGTATDGLHTYFCPVAHTAAARAAVGAGPWIAPSQMVALGATETTDELRRYLGLCLGMPNYRANLARYGFTDADFATASDALVDALAVPDEPAALRARLDDQRAAGADHVVLQLVPPPPAARVLDRVAEGLGTAAPSNT
- a CDS encoding SSI family serine proteinase inhibitor, translating into MSRSIFRKVIVALAIATAAVGFAPAAAQASPGVPRGAFILTVSEGTTPYLGEPVLLTCPPIPLATHPDPAGACAAIAAAGGDFNQLPVDPAVLCPAIYAPVTATADGRWGGRKVHWTKTFENSCLLYVETHPVF
- a CDS encoding esterase-like activity of phytase family protein; protein product: MTRLPTRWVIRTAGPAGTRPRPQPQPHPRPRRARAGLAAAVLAGLTVATVGTAASAASSPAADGRPVPGFGGPEADCPPRGTAIGFSDALNKVVVDGETVGGLSGLAYDARRHAYAAVVDRSGTRPARIWFLSDTARPTVVGSIVLRTSTGVGYDGGNFDGEGLAVLPDGRYVVSSETEPSIRIFDRAGTEQSALPVPGRFRVAPAGEATDNATLEGLSISPSGRFIYAAMEGTLAGDVSAAGEAQTRRILVYRRTATGSYELSRQLGYRVEPGQRISEIAAYGEDGLLVLEASFTAGVGNRNALWAVPDTGRSADVTAVPNLSALPARALAGKQLVADLTACPTLGATNPGTQINPLMDNYEALAIDPRGRLGRGLVTVSVLSDDNFGATQVTRLLRVAVRLP
- a CDS encoding ATP-dependent RNA helicase produces the protein MLPDATVAGGNLPIRAALPALIGALTARDQPRPGHAGGAAVLVAPPGTGKTTLVPLALADHVPGRVLVVEPRRIAVRAAARRMASLTGGGEIRGNDVGGGEVGTGEVGGAVGYTIRGERRAGPSTRVEVVTTGVLVRRLQRDPELPGTDAVVLDECHERHLDADLALALLLDVRAVLRPDLRLVAASATADTRRLAAMLGTPDQPAPVIGTDASMYDVEVVWAPPPGVITPAHGLRVDPRLLDHVAATVGRALRETSGDVLVFLPGAGEITAVAGRLAGRREAGHRDAVDVLTLHGRQTGGAQDAVLRPGPRRRVVLATAVAESSLTVPGVRVVVDAGLARSPRMDHARGLGSLVTVRVSRSSAGQRAGRAGREAPGRVYRCWSAAEHDRLPAQPEPEIAVADLTAFALELAVWGNPGGVGLPLLSEPPAGAMEAAGATLRALGAVDETGRVTPRGRSIAQVGTHPRLARALLDGTRSVGARRAAEVVAMLSGDGPVGGSVGGSVGGSVGGPSDDLVAGWRRLRGDTDRAASARWREETRRLRSAAQSPPIGTGEPGGPGEPGGPGELAGPAARDAGGITDDLAAGLVVGLAFPERLARARDAGSTNYLMAGGTGAELAAGSALTGAGWLAIAVADRGPGRTSARVRLAVALDAATAREAGAALLRTEDEVAWSGGDIVARQLERLGAIILAERPVGRPDPSLLRAAVLDGLRAAGLPVLRWSADALALRDRLAFCHRLLGAPWPDVTDAALLDCAPDWLGPDLDGVRRRADLGRIDAGHALRRLLPWPQAGRLDELAPERVTVPSGSRVRLDYSGSSGAAGPVLAVKIAEVFGWERVPAVADGRAPLVLHLLSPAGRPVAVTSDLASFWRTGYPQVRAELRGRYPRHPWPDDPTTAPPTRRVAPRTRSR